A DNA window from Aquarana catesbeiana isolate 2022-GZ linkage group LG01, ASM4218655v1, whole genome shotgun sequence contains the following coding sequences:
- the ZFAND5 gene encoding AN1-type zinc finger protein 5 — MAQETNQTPGPMLCNTGCGFYGNPRTNGMCSVCYKEHLQRQNSGRISPMGAAGGSTSPTAESASIQRVETALNCESDVASQSEKSRNVAALPVTQQMTEMSISREDNVTSPSSESTEPVVTQPSPSVSQPSTSQNEDKAPELQKPKKNRCFMCRKKIGLTGFDCRCGNLFCGLHRYSDKHNCPYDYKAEAAAKIRKENPVVVAEKIQRI, encoded by the exons ATGGCTCAGGAGACCAATCAGACCCCAGGACCTATGCTGTGCAACACAGGATGTGGCTTTTATGGCAACCCTAGGACAAATGGAATGTGCTCAGTGTGTTATAAAGAACATCTTCAAAGGCAGAACAGTGGCCGAATCAGCCCAATGG GAGCAGCCGGCGGTTCAACTAGTCCTACTGCTGAGTCAGCATCTATACAGAGAGTAGAAACTGCACTAAACTGTGAAAGTGATGTTGCCAGCCAGTCAGAAAAATCAAG AAATGTGGCTGCTCTGCCTGTAACTCAGCAAATGACAGAAATGAGCATATCAAGAGAAGACAATGTGACATCTCCAAGTTCAGAGTCCACAGAACCAG TGGTGACACAACCAAGTCCGTCAGTGTCTCAGCCTAGCACATCACAAAATGAAGATAAGGCACCAGAGCTCCAAAAACCAAAGAAAAACAGATGTTTTATGTGTAGAAAGAAGATTGGTCTCACAG gttttgaTTGCCGTTGTGGGAATTTATTTTGTGGACTCCATCGTTACTCTGACAAGCACAATTGCCCTTATGATTATAAAGCGGAAGCTGCAGCAAAAATAAGAAAAGAGAATCCCGTTGTCGTTGCAGAAAAAATTCAGAGAATATAA